From the genome of Vibrio navarrensis, one region includes:
- the lexA gene encoding transcriptional repressor LexA — MKPLTPRQQQVFDLIKSKIDDTGMPPTRAEIARELGFRSANAAEEHLKALARKQVIEIVPGASRGIRILLEEQAANEDQGLPLIGRVAAGEPILAQEHVEAHYQVDPAMFKPQADFLLRVHGESMKDIGIMDGDLLAVHKTQDVRNGQVVVARVDDDVTVKRLERKGATVLLHAENESFSPIEVDLSCQQLTIEGIAVGIIRNTDWM; from the coding sequence ATGAAGCCGTTGACGCCACGCCAACAACAAGTGTTCGACTTGATTAAGAGTAAAATTGATGACACCGGAATGCCACCCACTCGTGCTGAAATTGCCCGAGAGTTGGGCTTTCGCTCTGCGAATGCGGCAGAGGAGCATCTTAAAGCGCTTGCGCGTAAGCAAGTGATAGAAATTGTCCCGGGTGCCTCCCGAGGCATTCGTATTTTGCTCGAAGAGCAGGCGGCGAATGAAGATCAAGGCTTGCCATTGATTGGCCGAGTGGCAGCGGGTGAGCCGATTTTAGCGCAGGAGCATGTTGAAGCGCACTATCAGGTCGATCCGGCGATGTTTAAACCTCAGGCCGATTTTCTGCTGCGGGTGCACGGTGAAAGTATGAAAGACATCGGCATTATGGATGGCGATCTACTGGCGGTGCATAAAACTCAGGACGTGCGTAACGGACAAGTGGTGGTGGCGCGAGTCGACGATGACGTAACGGTGAAACGCTTGGAACGCAAAGGCGCGACGGTGCTGCTGCATGCGGAAAATGAGTCGTTTTCCCCGATTGAAGTCGATTTGAGTTGTCAGCAATTGACCATCGAAGGGATCGCCGTCGGCATTATCCGTAACACCGATTGGATGTAA
- a CDS encoding WYL domain-containing protein, with translation MLALWQGYVRNKDLVDQFSITRQQAYQDIRAYQEQHPERLKKMTSGPYQFSAQYLSEAPKHSLEHYLQWLSTGQFYAPQSSFNAALGEQCSVPQRYVAPQVIAALTAAIRQQKRLELGYVSLSNPEWEGRIFHPHTLVKTGLRWHVRGYCEKSQGYRDLVLSRCRGDAELLDASEHTKEDDRVWNTQVGLIFAPDPRLNDEQKEVIAHDYQMENGQLRITTRAALVDYLLKEMQVKTHYLEGTPEAQQLILVNPRDVKPWLFER, from the coding sequence ATGCTTGCCTTGTGGCAAGGCTATGTTCGCAACAAAGATCTGGTCGATCAGTTTTCGATTACCCGCCAACAAGCCTATCAGGATATCCGAGCCTACCAAGAGCAACATCCTGAACGGTTAAAGAAGATGACTTCTGGCCCTTATCAATTTAGCGCGCAATATCTCTCTGAAGCCCCCAAACACTCGCTAGAGCACTATTTGCAATGGCTCAGCACGGGTCAGTTTTACGCGCCTCAGTCATCATTCAATGCCGCACTGGGTGAGCAATGCTCCGTTCCACAGCGTTATGTTGCACCACAGGTGATTGCCGCGCTAACGGCAGCGATTCGTCAGCAAAAACGGCTTGAGCTTGGCTATGTGTCACTGTCCAATCCCGAATGGGAAGGGCGAATTTTCCACCCCCATACCTTGGTCAAAACCGGCTTGCGTTGGCATGTCCGTGGTTACTGTGAAAAATCGCAGGGCTATCGCGATTTGGTCTTAAGCCGCTGCCGTGGCGATGCTGAGTTACTCGATGCTTCAGAGCACACCAAAGAGGATGATCGGGTTTGGAATACGCAGGTGGGTTTAATTTTCGCCCCTGATCCACGTTTAAATGACGAGCAAAAAGAAGTCATCGCCCACGATTACCAAATGGAAAACGGACAACTGCGCATAACCACACGTGCCGCGTTGGTCGATTACCTACTCAAAGAGATGCAAGTCAAAACCCACTATCTCGAAGGCACGCCAGAAGCCCAACAACTGATTTTAGTTAATCCACGCGACGTCAAACCTTGGTTATTTGAACGTTAA
- the sthA gene encoding Si-specific NAD(P)(+) transhydrogenase, with amino-acid sequence MLRKYNKEQIMAHANHFDVIVIGSGPGGEGAAMGLTKAGLNVAVVEKESSVGGGCTHWGTIPSKALRHAVSRIIEFNSNPLFCHNNTSLHATFSTILGHAKSVIDKQTRLRQGFYDRNQCQLIFGSAAFTDSHSITVTQADGTQEIYSADKFVIATGSRPYQPADVDFNHERIYDSDSILSLKHDPRHIIIYGAGVIGCEYASIFRGLGVKTDLINTRDRLLAFLDNEVSDALSYHFWNSGVVIRNDETYERIEGTQDGVIVHLQSGKKMKADCLLYANGRTGNTDKLNLNAVGLQGDSRGQLKVDSNYQTEVPHVYAVGDVIGYPSLASAAYDQGRFVAQAITKGKADSILIEDIPTGIYTIPEISSVGRTEQEPTAAKVPYEVGRSSFKHLARAQIAGKDIGSLKILFHRETKEILGIHCFGERAAEIIHIGQAIMEQKGAANTIEYFVNTTFNYPTMAEAYRVAALNGLNRLF; translated from the coding sequence ATGTTACGTAAATATAACAAGGAACAGATCATGGCGCACGCGAATCACTTTGATGTGATAGTTATCGGCAGCGGCCCGGGAGGTGAAGGGGCAGCGATGGGGCTCACCAAAGCAGGGCTGAATGTCGCGGTGGTAGAAAAAGAGAGCAGCGTCGGTGGCGGCTGCACTCACTGGGGCACCATTCCTTCGAAAGCGCTGCGCCATGCGGTAAGCCGGATCATTGAGTTCAATAGCAACCCGCTGTTTTGCCATAACAACACCAGCTTACACGCGACTTTCTCGACCATTCTTGGTCATGCCAAATCGGTGATCGATAAGCAAACGCGCCTGCGCCAAGGCTTTTACGACCGCAACCAGTGCCAATTGATCTTCGGCAGCGCGGCGTTTACCGACAGCCACTCGATTACAGTGACCCAAGCCGATGGCACCCAAGAGATTTACAGCGCCGACAAATTTGTCATCGCTACCGGTTCACGCCCTTATCAACCGGCAGATGTCGATTTCAATCACGAGCGTATTTATGACAGCGATTCGATCCTGAGCTTAAAACATGACCCGCGCCACATCATCATTTATGGCGCAGGGGTAATTGGCTGCGAATACGCGTCTATCTTTCGTGGGCTTGGGGTAAAAACCGACCTCATCAATACTCGCGATCGCTTACTGGCTTTCTTGGACAATGAAGTATCCGACGCGCTCTCTTACCACTTTTGGAACAGTGGCGTGGTGATACGCAATGACGAAACCTACGAGCGCATTGAAGGCACGCAAGATGGCGTGATCGTGCATCTGCAATCGGGCAAGAAGATGAAAGCCGATTGCCTGCTTTACGCCAATGGACGCACAGGCAACACCGACAAACTCAACCTCAATGCGGTTGGGCTGCAAGGTGACTCACGCGGCCAGCTCAAAGTGGACAGTAACTATCAAACGGAAGTGCCGCATGTTTATGCCGTCGGCGATGTGATCGGTTACCCGAGCCTCGCCAGTGCCGCTTACGATCAAGGGCGCTTTGTTGCTCAAGCGATTACCAAAGGCAAAGCCGACAGCATTTTGATTGAAGATATTCCAACCGGCATTTACACCATTCCGGAAATCAGCTCCGTCGGACGCACCGAACAAGAGCCGACGGCAGCGAAAGTGCCCTATGAAGTCGGGCGCTCCTCGTTTAAACATCTGGCGCGCGCGCAAATTGCGGGCAAAGATATCGGCAGTTTGAAGATTCTTTTCCACCGTGAGACCAAAGAAATTCTCGGCATTCACTGTTTTGGCGAGCGAGCGGCGGAAATTATCCACATCGGCCAAGCAATCATGGAACAGAAAGGTGCCGCGAACACGATCGAATATTTCGTCAACACCACCTTTAACTACCCCACCATGGCCGAAGCCTACCGGGTGGCGGCATTGAATGGTCTCAACCGATTGTTTTAA
- the plsB gene encoding glycerol-3-phosphate 1-O-acyltransferase PlsB, giving the protein MSSGQSFSHSLLKLPLSVLVKGTAIPSNPIEDHQIDINKPIVYALPFRSSVDLLTLQKHALELGLPDPLTPLEIHGKSFQRYVFISSRPTLMGDDNQVPSDSIQLFSDLLSLHSDDDELDVQVIPTTVLWGRKPGKEGTSKPYLQAMNGPQKAIAVATAGRDCLVRFSPVVSLRYMAQSHGTDNAIAHKLARVARIHFSRQKLAASGPDLPQRQVLFARLMKSQAIKQVIEDEAKSKNISIEKARKEAQDIMDEIAADFSYSLVKKGDRLLGWLWNKLYQGLNINNAATVRRLAQDGHEIVYVPCHRSHMDYLLLSYVLYHEGMVPPHIAAGINLNFFPAGPLFRRGGAFFIRRSFKGNRLYSTIFREYLAELFAKGYSVEYFSEGGRSRTGRLLPAKTGMLAMTIQAMLRGLNRPVTLVPVYIGYEHVMEVATYAKELRGKQKEKENASLVLRTLRKLRNFGQGYVNFGEPIPLNQYLNEHAPEWTKDIDPMGGSKPQWINPVVNKLANKMMTHINNAAAANALTLCATALLASRQRALSKDSLINQIESYLQLLKNVPYSSNCTIPSDSAEVLVEHALTLDKFVIETDSMGDIISLDRNQSILMTYYRNNIIHLLALPSLIAQMIIRQEQLSVAQIQHQVAQIYPFLKAELFLSHDEQQLDELVINILDELTNQQMISLSEDRVTKNQANTQTLVLLGRTITETLQRYSIALNLLVAYPELGKADLEQKSQDIAQRLGRLHGINAPEFFDKGVFASLFCTLKQQNYLDADGNCEQTQTEQFASLLYALLYPEVKLTIEESIFQLTNQ; this is encoded by the coding sequence ATGTCTTCTGGGCAATCATTTTCACATTCGTTACTAAAGTTGCCGTTATCGGTACTGGTTAAAGGGACGGCGATTCCGTCCAACCCAATCGAAGATCATCAGATTGATATCAACAAGCCGATTGTTTACGCCCTGCCTTTTCGCTCCAGCGTTGATCTGCTCACGTTACAAAAACACGCCTTGGAGCTCGGCTTGCCCGATCCGCTCACACCATTAGAGATTCACGGCAAGTCGTTTCAGCGCTATGTATTTATCTCTTCTCGTCCCACGCTGATGGGCGATGATAACCAAGTGCCGAGCGATTCTATCCAGCTCTTTTCCGACTTGCTGTCGCTGCACAGTGACGATGACGAACTGGACGTGCAAGTGATCCCAACCACAGTGTTGTGGGGGCGTAAACCGGGTAAAGAAGGCACGAGCAAACCCTACTTGCAAGCGATGAATGGACCGCAAAAAGCCATCGCCGTTGCAACCGCTGGGCGCGATTGCTTGGTGCGTTTTAGCCCCGTGGTTTCTCTGCGTTATATGGCGCAATCACACGGCACCGATAACGCGATCGCCCACAAGCTGGCGCGCGTGGCACGCATCCACTTCTCTCGCCAAAAACTCGCTGCATCTGGCCCGGATCTTCCGCAACGTCAGGTGCTGTTTGCCCGTTTGATGAAATCACAGGCCATCAAGCAAGTGATCGAAGATGAGGCGAAGAGCAAAAATATCTCGATTGAAAAAGCACGCAAAGAAGCGCAAGACATCATGGATGAGATCGCCGCCGATTTCTCCTACTCGCTGGTGAAAAAGGGCGACCGCTTACTTGGCTGGCTGTGGAATAAACTCTACCAAGGGTTGAACATCAATAACGCCGCCACGGTGCGCCGCCTCGCGCAAGACGGGCACGAAATCGTCTACGTACCGTGTCACCGCAGCCACATGGATTACCTGCTACTCTCTTACGTGCTGTACCACGAAGGCATGGTGCCGCCTCATATCGCCGCTGGCATCAACCTCAACTTTTTCCCGGCAGGCCCACTGTTTCGCCGTGGTGGCGCTTTCTTTATTCGCCGCAGCTTTAAAGGCAACAGGCTCTATTCGACGATTTTCCGCGAATATTTAGCCGAGCTCTTTGCAAAGGGCTACTCGGTGGAATACTTCTCAGAAGGTGGCCGCTCGCGCACTGGTCGTCTGCTGCCAGCCAAGACTGGTATGCTGGCGATGACCATTCAAGCCATGCTGCGTGGCCTTAACCGTCCGGTGACTCTGGTGCCCGTTTACATTGGCTATGAGCATGTGATGGAAGTGGCAACCTATGCCAAGGAGTTGCGCGGTAAACAGAAAGAGAAAGAAAACGCCAGCTTGGTGCTGCGCACGCTCAGAAAGCTGCGCAACTTCGGCCAAGGCTACGTCAACTTCGGTGAGCCGATCCCACTGAACCAGTATCTCAATGAACACGCGCCAGAGTGGACCAAAGACATTGACCCGATGGGCGGCAGCAAACCACAATGGATCAATCCGGTGGTAAACAAGCTAGCCAATAAGATGATGACGCACATCAACAATGCCGCTGCCGCGAACGCGTTGACCCTGTGCGCCACGGCACTGCTGGCGTCTCGCCAGCGCGCTTTATCGAAAGACTCGCTTATCAACCAAATTGAAAGCTACCTGCAACTGCTGAAAAACGTACCCTATTCCAGCAACTGCACCATTCCAAGTGATAGCGCGGAAGTGCTGGTTGAACACGCCCTCACCTTGGATAAGTTTGTGATTGAAACGGACAGTATGGGCGATATCATTTCACTGGATCGCAATCAGTCGATTTTGATGACCTACTATCGCAACAACATCATTCACCTGCTGGCTTTGCCTTCGCTGATTGCGCAGATGATCATCCGTCAAGAGCAGCTCAGCGTGGCGCAGATCCAGCATCAAGTCGCGCAGATCTATCCATTCTTAAAAGCGGAGCTGTTCTTAAGTCACGATGAACAGCAGCTTGATGAGTTGGTAATCAACATTCTCGATGAGCTGACAAATCAGCAGATGATATCGCTGTCAGAAGATCGAGTGACCAAAAACCAAGCCAATACTCAAACCTTGGTACTCCTTGGTCGAACCATTACGGAAACGCTGCAACGCTACTCGATCGCCCTCAATTTGCTGGTTGCTTATCCTGAACTGGGTAAAGCTGACTTGGAGCAGAAGAGCCAAGACATCGCGCAGCGTTTAGGTCGCCTTCATGGCATCAACGCGCCCGAGTTTTTCGACAAAGGGGTGTTTGCTTCTCTGTTTTGCACCTTAAAACAGCAGAACTATCTTGACGCCGACGGCAACTGTGAACAAACCCAGACAGAGCAATTCGCCTCACTGCTCTATGCCCTGCTCTACCCGGAAGTGAAGCTGACCATTGAAGAGAGTATCTTCCAGCTCACCAATCAATAA
- a CDS encoding flagellar basal body-associated protein FliL, whose product MYKRYIVQIILALSVLVSLPTLAEEEKAGPKLAYFTLEPDLTTNFYTKGKKLGYVQVRIDVMVMSSEDLALVERHQPLIRDAVVEMLGQQTEETVKSLAGREDLRKNLVAYLNEILLPETGKTVIADLLFTKYLYQ is encoded by the coding sequence ATGTACAAACGTTATATAGTCCAAATAATTCTCGCCCTCAGTGTGCTGGTTTCGCTTCCTACGCTCGCGGAGGAAGAAAAAGCAGGGCCGAAACTGGCTTATTTCACTTTGGAGCCGGATCTCACCACCAACTTCTATACCAAAGGGAAAAAGCTCGGTTACGTGCAAGTGCGCATTGATGTGATGGTGATGAGCAGCGAAGATCTCGCTTTGGTCGAGCGCCATCAACCGCTGATCCGCGATGCTGTGGTGGAAATGCTCGGCCAGCAAACCGAAGAGACGGTCAAGTCACTGGCAGGACGAGAAGATCTACGCAAAAACTTAGTGGCGTACTTAAACGAGATTTTACTGCCAGAAACTGGCAAAACCGTGATTGCCGACTTACTGTTTACCAAGTATCTCTATCAGTAA
- a CDS encoding YijD family membrane protein, whose translation MSNENKALSRSSEKKTLVLALITGMCGNAILSWLTMSEVTFSIFPLIALVLAVQALYQEYLNHPVSEDIPLVGLACFFVGAFGHSAFVKAQYPEAGSNFFAIMVALVLLAWIGKKLGYLRRAA comes from the coding sequence ATGTCGAATGAAAACAAAGCGCTTTCGCGCAGCTCTGAAAAGAAAACCCTCGTATTGGCACTGATTACCGGAATGTGCGGCAACGCCATTCTTTCTTGGTTGACCATGAGTGAAGTCACTTTCTCGATTTTCCCGCTGATCGCCTTGGTGCTGGCCGTTCAAGCGCTTTACCAAGAGTATCTCAACCATCCAGTATCGGAAGACATTCCGCTGGTGGGCCTAGCGTGCTTCTTTGTCGGTGCCTTCGGTCACTCGGCGTTTGTTAAAGCGCAATACCCAGAGGCGGGCTCAAACTTCTTTGCCATCATGGTAGCGCTAGTGCTACTAGCTTGGATTGGCAAAAAACTCGGCTACCTGCGCCGCGCCGCATAA
- the fabR gene encoding HTH-type transcriptional repressor FabR has translation MKSMGIRAQQKEKTRRSLIDAAFSQLSADRSFSNLSLREVAREAGIAPTSFYRHFKDMDELGLTMVDEGGLLLRQLMRQARQRIAKEGSVIRTSVETFMEFIESSPNVFRLLLRERSGTSAEFRAAVAREIQHFAAELTEYLTSTGMSRDEALAQAEASVILVFSSGAEALDLDRRERDELAERLIMQLRMVAKGAYWYRKERERNRLKGEIE, from the coding sequence ATGAAGTCAATGGGTATCCGCGCGCAGCAAAAAGAGAAAACTCGTCGTTCCCTTATCGACGCCGCCTTCAGCCAACTGAGCGCTGATCGCAGTTTCTCCAACCTCAGCTTGCGTGAAGTGGCCAGAGAAGCGGGTATCGCCCCCACCTCGTTTTACCGCCACTTTAAAGACATGGACGAGCTTGGCCTGACCATGGTGGATGAAGGCGGATTGCTATTACGTCAACTGATGCGCCAAGCACGCCAGCGAATCGCCAAAGAGGGCAGTGTGATCAGAACGTCGGTCGAGACGTTTATGGAATTTATTGAGAGCAGCCCGAACGTGTTTCGCTTGTTACTGCGAGAGCGCTCAGGCACTTCCGCGGAGTTTCGCGCTGCGGTTGCCCGCGAAATACAACATTTTGCCGCTGAATTGACCGAATACCTTACCAGCACCGGGATGAGCCGTGATGAAGCGCTAGCTCAGGCAGAAGCGTCGGTCATCTTAGTGTTTAGCTCAGGTGCTGAAGCTTTGGATTTAGATCGACGTGAACGCGACGAACTCGCCGAGCGTCTGATCATGCAACTGCGAATGGTCGCCAAAGGGGCGTACTGGTATCGCAAAGAACGTGAACGTAACCGATTAAAAGGTGAAATAGAATAA
- a CDS encoding chorismate lyase — protein MNQPISPYLALLSQARWQTTEHFAYPNEQAKHWLHEQGSLSRRLNQHCQNLTVELLRNQAMDEPLLLGEEKTLLSQGPCLLREVILSGDGARWVLGRTLIPQSTLCDQPYDLATLGELPLGLTVFSADTVERDALQVAWVETPSGRLLARRSRLWMNHKPMLVAELFLPHAPIYSKESV, from the coding sequence ATGAATCAGCCGATATCGCCCTATCTTGCTTTATTATCACAAGCGAGATGGCAAACTACCGAACATTTTGCTTACCCCAATGAGCAAGCCAAACATTGGCTGCATGAGCAGGGCTCGTTATCGCGCCGCTTGAACCAGCATTGCCAGAACTTGACGGTTGAACTGCTGCGCAATCAGGCGATGGATGAGCCGCTCTTGCTGGGAGAAGAAAAAACGTTGCTCAGCCAAGGGCCTTGTTTACTGCGAGAAGTGATCCTCTCTGGTGACGGTGCTCGCTGGGTACTTGGGCGTACTTTGATCCCGCAGTCGACGCTTTGTGATCAGCCATATGATTTGGCTACGTTGGGCGAGCTGCCACTTGGGCTGACCGTATTCAGCGCGGATACTGTTGAGCGCGATGCGCTACAAGTGGCTTGGGTCGAGACCCCATCTGGACGCTTACTCGCGCGCCGCTCACGGTTATGGATGAACCACAAGCCGATGCTGGTGGCCGAACTGTTTTTACCCCATGCACCAATTTACTCTAAGGAGAGCGTGTAA
- the cas1f gene encoding type I-F CRISPR-associated endonuclease Cas1f: protein MDDLSPSDLKVILHSKRANMYYLEYCRVMQKDGRVLYLTEADKENLYFNIPIANTTVLMLGNGTSITQAAMRMLSQAGVLVGFCGGGGTPLHMACEVEWFTPQSEYRPTEYLQGWLSFWFDDEKRLAAAKQFQNARIDYLQRVWRSDRELTHEKFNLQDEVIKQSLDTFHQRTEAASKPADLLLTEAQLTKALYKYAANNTGKEGFTRQHQPDKKSTDKANDFLNHGNYLAYGLAASCLWVLGIPHGFAVMHGKTRRGALVFDVADLIKDAIVLPWAFVCAKENASEQEFRQQILQAFIEHKALDYMFDTVKNIALQGKEEGEREAHQL from the coding sequence ATGGACGATCTCTCACCCTCTGATCTTAAAGTCATCCTGCACTCAAAGCGCGCCAATATGTATTACTTGGAATATTGCCGTGTGATGCAAAAAGATGGCCGCGTGCTCTACTTGACCGAAGCCGACAAAGAAAACCTCTACTTCAATATTCCGATTGCCAACACCACCGTACTCATGCTCGGCAATGGCACCTCCATTACTCAAGCCGCCATGCGCATGCTCTCACAGGCTGGCGTATTGGTCGGATTTTGTGGCGGCGGTGGCACGCCGCTGCACATGGCTTGCGAGGTCGAATGGTTCACGCCGCAGAGCGAATATCGTCCAACAGAATACTTACAAGGCTGGCTCTCATTCTGGTTTGATGATGAAAAGCGCTTGGCCGCCGCCAAACAATTTCAAAACGCACGGATTGATTACTTGCAGCGTGTTTGGCGATCAGACCGAGAATTAACCCACGAGAAATTTAATCTACAAGATGAAGTAATAAAGCAATCTCTTGATACCTTTCACCAACGTACTGAAGCCGCGAGTAAACCAGCCGATCTGCTCCTCACGGAAGCGCAGCTCACCAAAGCCCTGTACAAGTACGCCGCCAATAACACAGGCAAAGAAGGCTTTACGCGCCAGCATCAGCCAGACAAAAAATCCACCGACAAAGCCAACGATTTTCTCAATCACGGCAACTACTTAGCCTATGGGCTTGCGGCAAGCTGCCTGTGGGTGCTTGGTATTCCGCACGGCTTTGCTGTCATGCATGGCAAAACCCGCCGTGGCGCCTTGGTATTTGATGTCGCGGACTTAATCAAAGATGCCATTGTGCTGCCGTGGGCTTTTGTTTGCGCCAAAGAGAACGCCAGCGAACAAGAGTTTCGCCAACAAATTCTGCAAGCCTTCATCGAACACAAAGCGCTCGATTATATGTTCGACACAGTGAAAAACATCGCACTGCAAGGCAAAGAGGAAGGAGAGCGCGAGGCACACCAATTATGA
- the ubiA gene encoding 4-hydroxybenzoate octaprenyltransferase, with product MSAEKAKAYWQLMRMDRPIGSFLLFWPMLWSLLLAAQGMPDWDVLLVFTAGVFLMRSAGCVINDFADRHVDGHVKRTQQRPLPAGKVTSKEAVLLFLVLGITSFLLVLTMNSLTIQLSFVGIALAFVYPFMKRYTHLPQLVLGLAFSWAIPMAWAAQTNELPWMVWFLFTINALWTIAYDTQYAMVDRDDDLLIGVKSTAILFGRFDKLIIGLLQLATLAMLLWLGQYYQLGQSFYWSILAAGALFVYQQHLIRHRERELCFKAFLNNNYVGMVLALGLLVAFW from the coding sequence ATGTCGGCAGAAAAAGCCAAAGCGTATTGGCAATTGATGAGGATGGATCGACCGATTGGCTCTTTTTTACTGTTCTGGCCGATGTTGTGGTCGCTGCTTCTGGCTGCGCAAGGGATGCCAGATTGGGATGTTTTGCTGGTATTTACCGCGGGCGTTTTCTTGATGCGCAGCGCCGGATGTGTCATCAATGATTTTGCCGATCGCCATGTCGATGGCCATGTCAAGCGCACCCAACAGCGCCCATTGCCAGCGGGCAAAGTGACCTCAAAAGAGGCGGTGCTGCTGTTTTTGGTATTGGGGATAACGTCATTTCTCTTGGTCCTTACCATGAACTCGCTGACCATTCAGCTCTCCTTTGTTGGCATTGCTTTGGCGTTTGTTTATCCCTTTATGAAGCGCTACACCCATCTCCCGCAGTTGGTGTTAGGGCTGGCGTTTAGCTGGGCCATTCCAATGGCTTGGGCGGCGCAAACCAACGAATTACCTTGGATGGTGTGGTTTCTCTTTACCATTAATGCGCTGTGGACCATCGCTTACGATACCCAATATGCGATGGTGGATCGCGATGATGACCTGCTGATTGGGGTGAAATCGACCGCGATTTTATTTGGTCGTTTTGACAAACTGATCATCGGATTGTTGCAACTGGCGACCTTAGCGATGTTGCTGTGGCTGGGTCAATATTATCAGTTAGGGCAAAGTTTCTATTGGAGCATACTGGCCGCGGGAGCTTTGTTTGTTTATCAGCAACATTTGATTCGCCATCGCGAGCGGGAGCTGTGCTTTAAAGCGTTCCTGAATAACAACTACGTCGGCATGGTATTGGCGCTTGGGCTGCTTGTCGCCTTCTGGTAA
- a CDS encoding class I SAM-dependent methyltransferase, producing the protein MSSSQVPVEKGYQVPARLLQPLWLRSRESLIDNGLVYDPIAAKACLSCKLAPECLSGDVAQKQLLHVTLTQLCDQQVAQFLQQHPDGWVINVGAGLDTRFYRLDNGRCHWVELDITEHLLWRQRLFHKNERYQQQCGSVDDLSCLDGLPISDKTPVLVVCEMALLEASLTQVATFIQALGRHFVSAQACVVLAGDLSESRLGQMLGAERYAHGLAAPAEQVLQWLPWAQWVRVFSPFDRFCSRWKMWQRWLSKIPQLKHRLTPVLVHLQW; encoded by the coding sequence ATGTCTTCCTCTCAAGTACCCGTAGAAAAAGGATATCAGGTACCAGCAAGATTGTTGCAACCCCTGTGGTTGCGTAGCCGGGAAAGCTTGATTGACAATGGTCTCGTTTACGACCCGATTGCGGCCAAAGCCTGCTTAAGCTGTAAGCTGGCTCCGGAATGCCTTTCAGGCGATGTGGCACAAAAGCAATTACTGCACGTCACCTTAACGCAATTGTGTGATCAACAAGTCGCCCAGTTTCTTCAGCAGCACCCTGACGGTTGGGTGATCAATGTTGGGGCAGGGCTCGATACCCGTTTCTATCGTTTGGATAACGGTCGCTGTCACTGGGTTGAACTCGATATTACCGAGCATTTGCTTTGGCGCCAGAGGCTGTTCCATAAGAATGAACGCTACCAGCAGCAGTGCGGTAGCGTTGACGATCTCTCCTGTCTGGATGGGTTGCCTATCTCGGACAAAACCCCGGTGTTGGTGGTGTGTGAAATGGCGTTGTTGGAAGCATCATTGACGCAAGTGGCGACTTTTATTCAAGCGCTTGGACGCCACTTTGTTTCGGCGCAGGCGTGTGTCGTGTTGGCTGGAGATTTGAGCGAGAGCCGTCTAGGACAAATGTTGGGCGCTGAGCGCTACGCGCATGGCTTGGCGGCTCCTGCAGAGCAAGTTTTACAGTGGCTTCCTTGGGCGCAATGGGTCCGAGTCTTCTCTCCGTTTGATCGTTTTTGCTCGCGCTGGAAAATGTGGCAGCGTTGGCTGAGTAAGATTCCGCAGCTCAAACATCGTTTGACGCCCGTGTTAGTGCACTTGCAGTGGTAG